From Saccharomycodes ludwigii strain NBRC 1722 chromosome IV, whole genome shotgun sequence, one genomic window encodes:
- a CDS encoding uncharacterized protein (similar to Saccharomyces cerevisiae YIL082W-A | retrotransposon genes): MSNNTDGVRLNPFAGSRDVHTLLQFLDAVEIRFVTRRISSNQEKICFLAENLDGDAASWFRNAYRRADLTDVPYETVVAKLKEHFFVAIDPYQMYLDLNKMRQTKSVMEYTDKFEKTRLLLPIDFVSEKALIVTFIAGLKKDICRELRIRDPQTLREAEEMAWRADNLGSKTNNVNWYDTPTSTSNDPDAMEIDAMQSKYMNRNSSSGRRNNNNSERWDYNNRNRRNFNKSNSNNDYWKNRLESLCRNKGLCYECGDSGHYASKCPKSQKRNASHVEFAYADPEELGKFEQYYNEDEEEVFYDANSQLPATNDTKAEGIETGTDEQLSTAGIEKDTNPIVEIDDRDEVMDRMRERLKERKNSRIYPLIMKTPKIGRRREVELLLNDATLATVLMDTGAPTSVISRNLVEIIGLEVSKAPFQSISGAIKGTKEGTNKATTVRFTINDKEYKIDAYILDTINNKVIVGNPILETNPELLNIETENKEQLNELLEVTIETKENKTWNFIPEWLRKKFRDIVGTKLLPETHKLVNVHHEIILKDPERLPKMQPYRSTPKLEEEARKMVDSLLSDGYIEESKAPIASPIIMVKKKSGDYRLCVDYRMLNKNTEPDLFPLPLLDTIFAKLGSSKIFTTLDLLNGYYQIPMKKEHKPLTSFVTPFGKYQFTVMPFGLRNAPSTFARLMSDIFRDLKFVCIYLDDILIHSDNTEEHWKHLETVLQRLKDHGLVAKRSKCYFAQRKVVFLGHEISSDGIRPLQGKTDAIKNLIVTQDIKSVQRFLGMINFYRRFIPRCSHIAKPLVEFTAKKTEWSDEQTQSVETLKKALGSPPILVPYTPKCYMRLTTDASYDGLGAVLEKLENNKLIGVIGYFSKSLQGAQKNYPPGELELLAIIEALNHFRYLLHGNHFELRTDHISLLSLQNKKEPSRRISRWLDMLREYDFTLTYLKGTMNHIADTLSRDSKSLEVDTIDAKSWLELYENDPWCAAVLHGMKHIDNVSTEGMDLHLFKKYQKKWTSSRQFQEAYTIDKDNFLYYKDRLCVPQKARNSVLEYYHDNAILGGHFGADITFHKIAKDYYWPSLYSNIQDYVAHCYNCQVMKQHRRASQGLLQSLDVPKGRWSHITIDFASGLPLTFRQNDFILIVVDRFSKRCHFIPCKSTTGSIELINLLFKHVFAYHGFPRFITSDKDIRMMSTAYKELVKRLGIQLKMSSSNHPQTDGQTERVIQVLGRMLKSYCSVHHQQWDNFLPILEFCYNSTYLSSIRAAPFEVDLGYIPNKPQIFTEGESSAQNDSAVELAKKLKAIELRTKDFLAANAENNEVAKNNKRIQIILEPGQHVLVHRDAYFVKGKYWKIQPIYLGPFKVVKKINDNAYEIDLPSTKKTHRVINIEWLKEFKHDPDRYPKHPPRTEKEMEFRLTEIVSVIGITEDKTKLYAKFSDVDPTLSVEIPLRIFNKLPDYRKTALLANFKQLWKHSVSEEEDVVI; this comes from the exons ATGAGTAACAATACTGATGGTGTTAGGTTAAACCCTTTCGCAGGAAGCCGTGATGTTCACACATTACTCCAATTCTTAGATGCTGTTGAAATTCGTTTTGTAACTAGGCGTATTTCTTCAAATCAGGagaaaatttgttttttagcTGAAAACTTGGATGGTGATGCTGCCTCGTGGTTTAGAAACGCATACCGAAGAGCAGACTTAACAGACGTACCCTACGAAACTGTTGTTGCTAAGTTGAAAgaacatttttttgtcgCTATTGACCCTTACCAAATGTACcttgatttaaataaaatgagACAGACCAAGAGTGTTATGGAATACACTGACAAGTTCGAGAAAACTAGATTGTTATTGCCTATCGACTTTGTCTCAGAAAAAGCCCTAATTGTAACTTTCATCGCTGGGTTAAAAAAGGACATTTGTAGAGAATTGAGAATTCGTGACCCGCAAACCTTGAGAGAAGCCGAAGAGATGGCCTGGAGAGCTGACAACTTAGGATCTAAAACGAATAATGTAAATTGGTATGATACACCAACATCAACAAGCAATGATCCGGATGCCATGGAAATCGATGCCATGCAATCCAAATATATGAACCGTAATAGTAGTTCAGGACGTcgtaataacaacaactcAGAACGTTGGGATTACAATAACAGAAACCGTCGTAATTTCAACAAGTCCAACTCGAATAACgattattggaaaaatcgCCTCGAAAGCTTATGTAGAAATAAAGGATTATGTTATGAATGTGGTGATTCAGGACACTACGCTTCTAAATGTCCAAAGAGTCAAAAGAGAAACGCGA GTCACGTAGAATTTGCCTACGCTGATCCTGAAGAATTAGGAAAATTTgaacaatattataacGAAGACGAGGAAGAAGTGTTTTACGATGCTAACTCGCAATTACCAGCTACAAACGACACAAAAGCTGAAGGAATAGAAACCGGTACAGATGAACAACTCAGTACGGCAGGAATAGAAAAAGACACGAATCCGATCGTAGAAATAGACGATAGGGATGAAGTTATGGACAGAATGAGAGAAAGACtcaaagaaagaaaaaactcTCGTATATACCCCTTAATTATGAAAACTCCTAAAATTGGAAGGAGGAGGGAAGTAGAATTGTTATTGAACGATGCAACACTAGCAACGGTCCTGATGGATACAGGAGCCCCAACAAGTGTAATTAGCCGAAATCTAGTAGAGATAATTGGATTAGAAGTTTCCAAAGCGCCCTTTCAGAGTATAAGTGGAGCGATTAAAGGAACCAAAGAAGGTACGAACAAAGCTACAACGGTACGTTTTACAATTAACGACaaagaatataaaatagATGCGTATATTTTAGACACAATTAACAACAAGGTTATTGTCGGAAACCCCATACTTGAAACAAACCCTGAACTGTTGAACATAGAAACCGAGAACAAAGAACAGTTGAACGAGTTATTAGAGGTGACGATTGAaacaaaggaaaataaaacatgGAACTTTATTCCAGAATGGCTTAGGAAAAAGTTTAGAGATATTGTAGGTACTAAATTATTACCTGAAACACATAAATTGGTAAATGTACACCATGAAATAATACTAAAGGATCCCGAGAGACTTCCAAAAATGCAACCTTACAGAAGTACACCCAAGCttgaagaagaagcaaGGAAAATGGTTGATAGCTTATTGTCAGATGGATACATAGAAGAATCCAAAGCCCCAATAGCTTCACCCATAATCATGGTAAAGAAGAAATCTGGAGATTACAGATTATGTGTTGACTACAGAAtgttgaataaaaatacagaaCCAGACTTGTTTCCCCTACCATTATTAGACACTATATTTGCCAAACTAGGatcttcaaaaatattcacAACCTTAGATCTATTAAATGGATATTACCAAATTCCAATGAAAAAGGAACACAAACCCTTGACTAGTTTTGTCACCCCATTTGGAAAGTATCAATTTACTGTTATGCCTTTTGGTTTACGAAATGCACCTTCAACATTTGCAAGACTAATGAGTGACATATTCAGAGATTTAAAATTcgtttgtatttatttagatGATATTCTAATACACAGTGATAATACAGAAGAACATTGGAAACACTTAGAAACAGTATTACAAAGACTAAAAGATCATGGTTTAGTTGCAAAAAGAtcaaaatgttattttgcACAAAGAAAAGTAGTATTTTTAGGACACGAAATTAGTAGTGATGGTATCAGACCATTACAAGGAAAAACCGATGCTATTAAGAACTTAATAGTCACCCAAGATATTAAGAGTGTTCAGAGATTCTTAGGAatgattaatttttacaGAAGGTTTATACCACGATGTAGTCATATAGCTAAGCCACTAGTTGAATTTACAGCAAAGAAGACTGAATGGTCAGACGAACAAACACAAAGCGTTGAAACTTTAAAGAAAGCACTAGGCTCACCACCAATATTAGTCCCGTATACACCCAAATGTTACATGAGACTAACTACCGATGCCTCGTATGATGGACTTGGAGCTGTATTAGAAAAGTTAGAAAACAACAAGCTAATTGGAGTTATTGGATACTTCAGTAAAAGCTTACAAGGTGCACAAAAGAATTACCCACCTGGAgaattagaattattagCAATAATTGAAGCACTAAATCATTTCCGATATTTACTACATGGAAACCATTTTGAATTAAGAACAGACCATATTTCACTTTTATCATTACAAAATAAGAAAGAACCGTCAAGAAGAATTTCCCGCTGGTTAGACATGCTAAGAGAATACGACTTCACTTTGACATACTTAAAAGGTACAATGAACCATATTGCTGACACACTATCACGAGACAGTAAAAGCTTAGAAGTAGATACCATTGATGCAAAATCATGGCTTGAACTTTATGAGAATGACCCCTGGTGTGCTGCAGTTTTGCACGGAATGAAACATATAGATAATGTGAGCACAGAAGGAATGGATTTACATTTATTTAAGAAATATCAGAAAAAATGGACTTCATCAAGACAATTTCAAGAAGCATATACAATAGACAAAGACAATTTCTTATATTACAAAGACAGACTATGTGTACCACAAAAAGCAAGAAATTCAGTGTTAGAGTACTATCATGACAATGCTATATTAGGAGGACACTTTGGAGCCGATATCACTTTTCATAAAATTGCAAAAGACTATTATTGGCCTAGTTTATATTCGAATATACAAGATTACGTAGCACATTGTTACAACTGTCAAGTTATGAAGCAACACCGACGAGCCTCACAAGGTTTACTACAATCTTTAGATGTTCCAAAAGGACGATGGTCACATATTACTATCGACTTTGCTTCAGGACTACCACTTACATTTCGTCAGAATgactttattttaattgtcGTAGACAGATTCTCGAAACGATGCCACTTTATACCATGCAAGTCCACTACAGGTTCCATTGAACTTATTAATTTACTATTTAAACACGTTTTTGCTTACCACGGATTTCCCCGATTTATTACCTCAGACAAGGATATTAGAATGATGAGCACTGCATACAAAGAATTAGTGAAACGATTAGgaattcaattaaaaatgtcGAGTAGTAACCATCCTCAAACAGATGGACAAACTGAAAGAGTTATTCAAGTCTTAGGTCGTATGTTAAAAAGCTATTGCTCCGTACATCACCAACAATGGGATAACTTTTTGCCCATTTTAGAATTTTGTTACAATTCGACTTATTTATCTAGTATTCGAGCTGCTCCGTTTGAAGTTGATTTGGGTTATATTCCTAATAAACCACAAATATTTACGGAGGGGGAGAGTTCAGCACAAAATGACTCCGCAGTTGAATTAGCCAAGAAATTGAAAGCAATAGAATTGCGaacaaaagattttttagCTGCAAACGCTGAAAACAATGAAGTAGCCAAGAACAACAAGAGAATACAAATTATATTAGAACCAGGACAACATGTATTAGTACACAGAGACGCATACTTCGTTAAAGGCAAATACTGGAAGATACAACCGATATATTTAGGACCTTTCAAGGTagtaaagaaaattaatgataacGCCTATGAAATAGATTTACCAAGTACTAAAAAGACACATAGAGTAATTAACATTGAATGGTTGAAAGAATTCAAACATGACCCAGACAGGTACCCAAAACATCCGCCAAGAACTGAAAAAGAGATGGAATTTAGATTAACCGAAATAGTTAGTGTAATTGGAATCACAGAGGATAAGACTAAGCTGTATGCAAAGTTCAGCGATGTTGATCCAACTCTATCTGTAGAAATACCACTTAggatttttaacaaattacCTGACTACAGGAAGACAGCCTTATTGGCAAACTTTAAACAACTCTGGAAGCACTCAGTTTCGGAGGAGGAGGATGTCGTAATATGA
- a CDS encoding uncharacterized protein (similar to Saccharomyces cerevisiae YDR368W | YPR1 | Yeast Putative Reductase (paralog of YOR120W | GCY1)) → MTDKLIKLNTGAEIHAVGLGTWRSTEQEAYNAVLSALKAGYRHIDCAAIYGNEAPVGKAVRDSGVPRNEIFFTTKLWCTQQRTPEKALRESLERLGFDYVDLYLMHWPVALKTSNIPKGSSVLCMPKNPDNPDARDVDLNDWDFRKTWELMQKLPETGLTKAIGVSNFSIKNLEALFASPSFKIVPACNQVELHPLLPQNELIEFCEKKGIVIEAYSPLGSIGSPVLKDKTIIDLAHKYNVEPAQICISWGFSRGYVVLPKSIHEKRIISNTKIVKLEKEDLDKIAQLPKIVGERRYVQPNFVPFPTFE, encoded by the coding sequence ATGACTGATAAATTAATCAAACTAAACACTGGTGCCGAAATTCATGCTGTTGGTTTAGGTACCTGGAGATCAACCGAACAAGAGGCTTATAATGCTGTTTTAAGCGCATTGAAAGCTGGGTATAGACACATTGATTGTGCTGCTATTTATGGAAATGAAGCTCCAGTTGGTAAAGCTGTTAGAGACAGCGGAGTTCCAAgaaatgaaattttttttaccaccAAGTTATGGTGTACTCAACAAAGAACCCCAGAAAAGGCTTTAAGAGAAAGTTTAGAAAGATTGGGATTTGATTACGTTGATTTGTACTTGATGCACTGGCCAGTTGCCCTAAAAACTTCCAATATCCCAAAAGGTTCCAGTGTTTTGTGTATGCCTAAGAACCCAGACAATCCAGATGCTCGTGATGTTGACTTAAATGATTGGGACTTTAGAAAGACTTGGGAATTAATGCAAAAATTACCAGAAACTGGTTTAACAAAAGCTATTGGTGTTTCCAACtttagtattaaaaatttggagGCTTTGTTTGCATCACCTTCCTTTAAAATTGTTCCAGCTTGTAATCAAGTGGAATTACATCCTTTGTTGCCACAAAACGAATTAATTGAATTTTGTGAAAAAAAGGGTATTGTTATCGAAGCTTACTCTCCATTGGGCTCAATTGGTTCTCCAGTTTTGAAGGATAAAACTATCATCGATTTGGCGCATAAATATAATGTAGAACCAGCACAGATTTGTATTTCCTGGGGTTTTTCAAGGGGTTACGTTGTTTTACCCAAATCTATTCATGAAAAGAGGATTATTTCTAATACTAAAATCGTCAAGTTGGAAAAGGAAGATTTAGACAAAATTGCTCAATTGCCTAAAATTGTAGGCGAAAGAAGATATGTTCAACCAAATTTTGTACCATTCCCAACATTTGAATAG
- the RTC5 gene encoding Rtc5p (similar to Saccharomyces cerevisiae YOR118W | RTC5 | Restriction of Telomere Capping): MGQTPSASLPSYHSGTTDSDISEVDAGFYTVIQTEKDLILYFSKRINNLLKPVELFSFNQKFLKLKETKDIDCKQIFTDIFCFPENIDSRLINLFNRGLRRLSIFPLLNDKHDALSSKLTLLGCLMSCFILSSPENAKRLVNNPHYNYIKLIFIFLSTPSKKNNTSDKEKGEEENTETSKNTVKDLLATFDGVTLQDRYLVSGTDMLLFLTLVTSISHYTLLKHKLNPQYIANKWNSYQRKPALNLLRTMNNEIDVTNIRDMYITYEQFETAISTTMPNLLKPLNNLFLSLFEDWEVDDPNHTFAESKLMTLELRSQIATYVPPESIYASLQKLYVGREVGFSMRSFQSKVFNWNAPTVILIHGSVLNNSENDDVKNDKPANGFTANKARYVKFLESYPKLKANVDYKGNGLYVKGTQVTLAVYVNEPWKVTNKTLFGDGQSKITELAPIQLIHKSVTVKNSSTDSKSVSGNIYFNTVGGGIGIGNKLQPHLKGTTYKKYHPGNVSLTIDSALEFGAFRNVGYGGLFAPGDSYDNDYEYVFIIKDLEVWGCGGKEQLQEQLQEWEWEEREAKRRQRINLKSMGEDRALLEMAGLIGQHNQSGGSI; encoded by the coding sequence ATGGGACAAACTCCTAGTGCTTCTTTACCAAGTTACCACTCTGGCACCACGGATAGTGATATTTCTGAGGTTGATGCCGGCTTTTATACGGTTATTCAAACTGAAAAGGATTTGATATTgtatttttccaaaagaataaataacCTACTTAAACCAGTGGAgctattttcttttaatcaGAAATTTCTAAAGCTAAAAGAAACCAAAGATATAGATTgtaaacaaatttttacTGATATTTTTTGCTTTCCTGAGAATATCGATTCaagattaataaatttattcaatAGAGGTTTGCGTAGACTTTCCATTTTTccattattaaatgataaaCATGATGCTTTAAGCTCAAAACTAACACTTTTGGGATGTCTAATGTCATGTTTTATACTTTCTTCCCCTGAAAATGCTAAACGACTAGTAAATAATCCACATTACAACTATATAAAactaatatttatttttttgtcaacaccttcaaaaaaaaacaatactagtgacaaagaaaaaggggaagaagaaaatactGAAACTTCTAAAAATACTGTGAAAGATTTGCTTGCTACATTTGATGGTGTGACTTTGCAAGACCGTTACTTAGTTAGCGGAACAGacatgttgttgtttttgacGTTAGTAACTTCTATTTCGCATTATACTTTATTGAAACATAAGCTTAATCCACAGTACATAGCAAATAAATGGAACAGTTATCAAAGGAAACCTGCGTTAAACTTGTTAAGAACAATGAATAATGAAATTGATGTTACCAATATAAGAGATATGTATATAACTTATGAGCAATTTGAAACAGCAATATCGACAACAATGccaaatttattgaaacccttgaataatttatttttaagtcTATTTGAAGATTGGGAAGTAGATGACCCTAATCATACGTTTGCTGAGTCTAAGTTGATGACTTTGGAATTGAGATCGCAAATAGCTACATATGTTCCACCAGAAAGTATATATGCATcattacaaaaattatacGTAGGTAGGGAGGTTGGGTTTTCCATGAGGTCCTTTCAATCCAAGGTTTTTAATTGGAACGCACCCACagtaattttaattcatgGTTCTGTACTAAACAATTCCGAGAATGATGACgtaaaaaatgataaaccAGCTAATGGTTTTACTGCTAATAAAGCAAGATATGTCAAATTTTTGGAATCATATCCCAAGTTAAAAGCTAATGTGGACTACAAAGGTAATGGATTATACGTCAAAGGCACACAAGTTACCTTAGCAGTTTATGTAAATGAACCTTGGAAAGTTACAAATAAAACCCTATTTGGTGATGGCCAAAGTAAAATCACAGAGTTGGCACCAATCCAATTAATACATAAATCTGTTACCGTAAAAAATAGTAGTACTGATTCAAAAAGTGTGAGtggaaatatttattttaatactgTTGGTGGGGGTATTGGGATAGGTAACAAACTACAGCCACATTTAAAGGGCACCACTTATAAGAAATATCACCCAGGTAATGTTTCCTTAACTATAGATTCAGCACTAGAATTTGGGGCCTTTAGAAATGTGGGCTATGGTGGTCTATTTGCGCCAGGCGACAGTTATGACAACGATTATGAATatgtttttatcattaaagATTTAGAAGTGTGGGGATGTGGTGGTAAAGAACAATTACAAGAACAATTACAAGAATGGGAATGGGAAGAAAGGGAAGCAAAAAGAAGGCAGagaattaatttaaaaagtatGGGCGAAGATAGAGCCTTATTGGAAATGGCTGGTTTAATTGGTCAGCATAATCAAAGCGGTGGTTCCATTTAa
- the RIO1 gene encoding protein kinase RIO1 (similar to Saccharomyces cerevisiae YOR119C | RIO1 | RIght Open reading frame) has translation MSLEERFSNTLNFHNAEDHREHENARIMNKFAGKIKSDELTITQKKTLKDKSNRATVENVLDPRTMRFLKSLVNRGIISGINGCLSTGKEANVYHAFKGIPKQQQQQQEEQQQLQCPKKEYAVKIYKTSILIFKNREKYVEGEFRFRNARSQHNPRKMIKVWAEKEFRNLKRIYTSGIIPCPEPIEVKSNVLVMEFLTDGACGDENNRPSPKLRDYEFKDEQDIKHFYYTMLVYIRLLYQKCRLVHADLSEYNSIVHNGKLYIIDVSQSVQPEHLMSLDFLRMDIKNVNAFFSKLGIQICCERLIFQFVIQENIENCDDSSIEELIKYASKNIPLKLTDEDYEEDQVFRSLYLIRNLNGLEERDFDRFTNGKFDLLKSLIASDNKRNATDLVNASEQCEFIENEDDDSDDDYDSNYEEEGEEEEEEEEEEEEYDYDEDEDGDLDDEKKWIEKVVDLKGKKHEDKDSKRERKEATKLAKREKRKTKIKKSVKKKLVKKTKSKK, from the coding sequence atgtcttTAGAGGAACGGTTTTCAAATACTCTAAATTTCCATAATGCCGAGGATCATCGAGAACACGAAAATGCTAGAATTATGAACAAATTTGCAGGCAAGATCAAATCTGATGAATTAACTAttactcaaaaaaaaactctaAAAGATAAATCTAATAGAGCAACAGTGGAAAATGTTTTGGATCCAAGAACTATGAGATTCTTGAAAAGTTTGGTCAATCGAGGTATCATATCTGGTATTAATGGCTGTTTAAGTACAGGTAAAGAAGCCAACGTATATCATGCATTCAAAGGCATACCgaaacaacagcaacaacaacaagaagaacaacaacaactcCAATgtccaaaaaaagaatatgcTGTAAAGATTTACAAAACTtctattttgattttcaaaaatcGTGAAAAATACGTAGAAGGTGAATTTAGATTTAGAAATGCTAGATCTCAACATAATCCCAGAAAAATGATTAAAGTTTGGGCAGAAAAGGAGTTTCGgaatttgaaaagaatTTATACGAGTGGGATCATACCTTGTCCAGAGCCTATTGAAGTTAAATCCAACGTATTGGTTATGGAATTTTTAACCGATGGAGCCTGTGGTGACGAGAATAATCGCCCATCTCCCAAATTACGAGATTATGAATTTAAGGACGAACAAGATATTAAACACTTTTATTACACAATGTTAGTTTATATTCGACttttatatcaaaaatgTAGATTAGTCCATGCAGATTTAAGTGAATACAACTCTATAGTTCACAATGGTAAATTATACATCATCGATGTTTCCCAAAGTGTCCAACCAGAACATCTAATGAGCTTAGACTTTTTAAGAATGGATATTAAAAACGTTAATGCCTTTTTTAGTAAATTAGGCATCCAAATTTGTTGTGAAAGAttgatttttcaatttgttattcaagaaaatattgaaaattgtGATGATTCAAGCATAGaagaattaattaaatacgcttcaaaaaatattccgTTAAAATTAACAGACGAAGATTATGAAGAAGATCAAGTTTTCAGatctttatatttaatacgAAATTTAAATGGATTAGAAGAACGTGATTTTGATCGGTTTACCAATGGtaaatttgatttattaaaatctttaattgcttctgataataaaagaaatgcCACTGATTTGGTTAACGCCTCCGAGCAATGtgaatttattgaaaatgaagatgatgactCAGATGACGACTATGATAGTAAttatgaagaagaaggagaagaagaagaagaagaagaagaagaagaagaggaatatgattatgatgaagatgaagatggtGATcttgatgatgaaaaaaaatggatagAAAAAGTAGTTGATttaaaagggaaaaaacaCGAAGATAAAGATTCCAAACGTGAAAGGAAAGAAGCTACCAAGTTAgctaaaagagaaaaaagaaaaaccaagataaagaaaagtgtgaaaaaaaaattggtcaaaaaaaccaaatcgaaaaaataa
- the KEI1 gene encoding Kei1p (similar to Saccharomyces cerevisiae YDR367W | KEI1 | Kex2-cleavable protein Essential for Inositol phosphorylceramide synthesis), with protein MFYLQSFLGIYPLYVGVELGLGVTIINKFSGLYGILALFTGHSLSFVQWSFYLFSFFALIVYSQGLYTIHTPKLKYFSLLLCVYTLDTLTNFFYILWFGVEWYTSNIAAANSNPSPNSSPDPNLNVAEKITKRGASLQSQSASLSYEFIFTATMTLIALVARLYINLMIIAFVQKMMHHSKYIVEDENDDVDLNLKNHNICFKMWFKLEKFCYRLCKFFFE; from the coding sequence atgttttatttacagTCATTTCTAGGGATCTATCCTTTGTATGTTGGTGTTGAATTAGGTTTAGGTGTAACAataatcaataaatttagtGGATTATATGGTATCCTAGCTTTATTCACCGGTCATTCGTTGAGCTTTGTACAATGgtcattttatttattttctttttttgctttaatTGTTTATAGTCAAGGGCTTTATACCATACATACACCAAAActgaaatatttttctttgttattatgTGTTTACACTTTAGACAcattaacaaattttttctatatacTATGGTTTGGTGTGGAATGGTATACTTCAAATATAGCTGCTGCAAATTCAAATCCAAGTCCAAATTCAAGTCCAGATCCAAATCTAAATGTTGCTGAAAAGATAACAAAAAGAGGGGCTAGTCTTCAATCACAAAGTGCTAGTCTTAGTtatgaatttatttttacagCCACTATGACTTTAATAGCTTTAGTAGCTAGGCTATATATCAATTTGATGATCATTGCATTTGTTCAAAAGATGATGCATCACTCAAAATATATTGTCgaagatgaaaatgatgatgtAGATTTAAACTTGAAAAATCACaacatttgttttaaaatgtgGTTCAAATTGGAAAAGTTTTGTTATAGATTATgtaaattcttttttgagtaa